The genome window ATATTTATGCATGGAACCAGATGGGTGTCTGAATTATAGGATCAGATCCTTTCCATGAAAGAAGTCTATTCTTAATCACCAAAATTTCATCTTCATTTTTGTTCTTTCACCTCTCATAAACTTCTCTCTTTCAAATGCAGATAAATTTGGATGAATTTGCTGATCTGTGCACTGCCATTGGACTAAGATTTCAGAAAGAAGATTCAGTGAGTCCATTTACCCTTTTGGTTACAGTTTGAAGGTGACACCAGAGAATCCTTCATGTTCTGTTTTCTATTGCAGCTGCCAATCTTTGAAGCATGTCCAAATTTCTATCATTCACCAGCATCAGAGAAGTTGAGAGGCTTCGTCCGTGGAGCTACGTTTGAGTACATAATAGTGTTCGTTCTCCTTGTCAATCTTGTTGCTGTTATTATTGAAACTACGGTATGAATCAAACTCTGTACAATCTCTAATTGGATTTTGGatgcaaataaataatatttctatgcaAAAGTAGCCGCAGCATATAGATCTGTTAGTGGTATTGGAACTTGTGAAGTGATATTAACTCCTTTTAGTATGTGATCTGTTAATTGTTGAACAATCATGTCTATAAAGTAAACTGATATGGAGAATATACATTACCCTTAGATTACCAACCACTGATCCCCCAAACTAGTCTTAACTAGCTACCACCCTAATTGTTACAATTGTGATCTTGAATTAAGCTTAAGTGTGGCGTCCAGTGGCGGAGCTAGGAAATTAAGGGGATTCAAAAGATAAAGAAGTAAACACACAAAGAAGCACAGGGATTCAACATatggtatatatacataaaaagatTTGACCTATCTATATAGTGTAAATTTCCGGCGAAGGGGTGTCAATTGACTCCCCTTGGACAAGGGTAGCTCTGCCTGGTGGCATCCTTCCCCTGTTTATAAGAATGAGTACCTCCTGACTCCATTAAACATGCAGCTGAGTATTGATCCTGAACAACCGAGGAACTTTTCTTGCTTTGTTTATTGTCTAGTGCTTTTGATATGGTGTGGAGGCAACATCAAGGAAGTGGGGTTGCTCTTCTATGTCTGTTAAGAATAACACAGTGCCATTTATACAAGTTCTCTTTAATTACCTCAGAGAAACCTTCTCTTCCAAATCATTTACGTTTGAAAGGACCAGCACACCTTACTGACCACCTGAGTTTTGGGGAAAGTGTCAACATTCTCACCCAAAAAAAAGTCAAGATCCTCATATGATATGATATTGTGATGGTTTCAGTTTTTTTTCTTTCATGGATGTCAATGAGTAAAGCTTTTGTTTGGGTGGTGAGTTTTTTGCTTGTATGTATAATACATGAGACAAGGACTAACGACTGAAGAAATATCCTGTTCTTTTTATTGTTTTTGTTTACATCTTTTCTAAGTTCAGGATGAATCTCACTGACTTTCTCTGGTGGTGTATTCTAGCTTGATATACAGAACAACTCAGGTCAAACCTTTTGGCAGAAGGTGGAGTTCACCTTTGGTAAGTCGCATAATGAATTTCAGGGCTTGGTACCAATATTTCTAGAaattagatattttcttttttcattcaTGAGATTCTGGTTATAGTTTGACCCCGTTAGGTAGAAAGTTATCCAGATGGTTTTATGTCAGTGGTAACCACTCTCGTTACCGTTTACGTCAATTACCATACCTAGTAGAGGATTCATTGTTTTAGGCAGAGATATAAATATATGGCTTCTGAATTGTGCTGGTTGTATTTTGCGTTTTTATTTGATATTTCAAATGTTAAAACTTTTTCTTGCCCTAACAGTTCTTTCTGCTGAATTTGAGGACTtctttaagttcttgagatttgACTTCAATATTGTTAGATCCTTACTTAAGAGTGCATCACcccttttttttaatttatacttTTTTTTGATAATGGGAAAGCTTTTATATGTAAGAAGTATACCAAAATGTAGAGAATCTACAGAAAGATATGGTTCTCTACTAGACACACCCAATCTTCTATACAAATAGGAAGCTCATAATGTCATCAAAAAGACATTAGAGTAGGAGGCTATCCCTCAGATGTACAAAATCATGCTCTTTCCGTTCTCCTATTTCTTTCCCTCCATACGATCTACATAAGTGCTAATGGAGCAAAATCCCATGCCTGGCGTCTGCTCTTCGTCCTCTAACGGCCCAACTGAGTAAAGCATCCTTCACAGTACCCAGCATGATCCATTGTACGAACCATCTAAAAAGCTCCACCACAGACGTGACGCTACCTGACAATGTAGTAAGAGATGATCCACATTCTCCTCCGAGTGTTTACACATGAAGCACCAACTAGTTGAGACGTATGAGAGAAAAACCTGGAGGTCCCAGGTTCAAATCCCCGTTACACTGCTTGGGATTTTTGTTCAAATACCCATTTACGTTACTTGAAAAAGGAAAGTAAGACACATAtattgagacggagggagtaccaTTTTTAAAAGAAATCATAAAAAAGCGCAAGACACCAGTAAGTTCGGCAATATGGCAAAGTACAGCAGTGGCCCATTTCTTTAATCTGAAAAAGTTTCATTGTCTACCTGCCATGATCATACCCAACAAAAGGTTTCTAGAAAGTTTCATAAAAAAATTATGTTGATGTCTTTATTGCCCAAAAGTTTGGCGAAAAGAGACCTCGCTAGTCATTTTTTCTGTCAAGGAGTTTTTGTTTTCTCTCTATCTGCATTTTGGGAAAGTACCTTAAGATGTTCCGTTCTTTATTATCTTACTTTAGGTGCCTGAAAAAGGCTTAACCCAACTGCAAATAAGCAACAGTTATTCACTTCTATAGGCAGTCTCTTGTTGCATCTGAACTTCTTTAGATTCGTGTAGCCGAAGCAAGTTTTACACTCTTTTAACCACTAAATAATCCTACTTATAACTCAGAGTACCATGTAGAGGTTATGCCGTTCTGTGCCTGCTTAGAGCTTGGAAAGACAAATGAAATGTCTCTTAAGGTATAAGGATATTAGGGAAAGGGTAAGGGTATTGGTATTGaagacaacaacaacatacccagtaatatCCCTCACCGTGggttctggggagggtagtgtgtacgcataccttacccctaccttgtgaggatagagaggttgtttccaataaaccctcggcttaggaaagcataagcaccacattaatgaacgTATTGGTATTGAAGACCTAGATATTTTGTCTTCTTCTCCTTAGACTTGGGAGTTGTCCTCTACAGTCAATTTAATGCGTAATGATCTTGTACACTTGGAGTAATTAATAAGAATATTTAGATTTCTTCTGCTATCATTTTGATGGTGCCCCTTTGACTTCAAaacattattttcaaatttaCAGGTGTATTGTTCTTCATAGACCCTCATCTTAAAATTGTGGTGCTATGCTTACTTCTTTGAGTTAAGCATATTTGGGATTTTACCATTTTCTACTTTGTTGCACAGGCTGGCTGTATGTTATTGAGATGGCACTAAAAGTGTATACTTACGGTTTTGAGAACTATTGGAGGGATGGTCAAAATCGATTTGATTTTGTCGTCACTTGGGTCATTGGTAGGTTTCAAATGTTTTAAACCCTGATTTCtcttaattaaattttatatCAAGTACTGTAGTAGCACTTGTATTGACATTTCAAATTGTTTGGCTCATAGTTTTATTTCTTTGATCTCTATTCATATTCCTTTTATAACATATGTAAGGTTGTATCTGAAAGTGTCTTTTGAAATGCGCTATATTACTACACCTTTGTTTGATAATGCTTGCAGTTTCTTTAAGTCCTGCATTGGTTGAGTGAATGGGTTGTGACTATGGTCTTAGGCAATCCTCACATTATGAGCTAGCTTTTTAGGTTGAGTTAGGTCCAAGGTCCATTTTCTTATCATGGTATCAAAGTCAGGCCCATCGATCCATGTTGTTGTGTTTCATAAtgttgcccccccccccccccccgtaatTTCACGCTCCAATTGAGTCCTGAGGGTATAGGGGAGCGTTGAGTCCCACATTGATTGAATAAATGGGTTGTGGTTGTGGTCTTGGGCAATCCTCCCCTCAagagctagcttttggggttgagttaagTCCAGGCGCCATATCTTCACGCATATTATGTCAAGGATAGAGAAAAGACAAGAGATAAGAGATCCTCTATAGCTTTTAATTAACTAGGACTTCACAACTCTCAAATGAAGTAGTTGAACTTGGATGGTTATTGGTGATATACCTTGCTTGTGTCCTTCCATCATCCCACCCCATCCGAAGAGAAAAACTCAATGGAAAGATAGGATACAATTTTGTCATGCTGGGAAATGGCAGTTTATGTGAAGTATGGTGTCTTACTTGAAAGATATGCGCACTTCCATGATTTGAATTCATTTATTAGAGGTGGTTGTTTGTCTTTTTGCTAAAATATGGTGCACCACTGCCAATACTTCTCTGGCTGTTCAAGAACGATCTTATTTTCTAATAAACAAGTATAATTATGTGAACTCATTCATCAGTGTTACTGTTTGTGAAGTTCTTTGCATTAATTGGCACTTCTCACTTCTATGGACATAGTGAGATTGGTAAAATCATTTTCTCTGCTTTTACTGGTTCTAACTCATTTTATGGATGAATTCAATTTTCACAGTTATTGGAGAAACAGCTACTTTTGTAGCCCCTGATGGTCTGACTTTCTTGTCCAATGGAGAATGGTAAAGGCCTCTATAGCTCATATTGCAGGGACTGCCAAATTTTCTACTCTTTGCAATTCTGGCATTTcttgagtactttaattatttttctgaatATATTACCATGTACAAGCAAAAGACTTTTTGGAGACGGTGAAATAGATGCGTGTCTCCATGATTTGATTGATGTTTTTTCTTCCTCAATAGGATagagttttgattttttttctatgTGCTGTGTTCTGTATACTACTCTTAAAGTGAGGTATTAATAAGATTTAGGTGTTGTAGCTAGAGAATAGAGGCTAGAGAATGATTAGAAAAATTCTTAATTATCCTTACAGTGGTCACAACACAAGTCCTAGTATAATGCACATTCACATCTTCATGTGATTGCCTAAGATTATAGCATTGTCAAACTTTTAGAGTATGTTAATAGAATGTGTGTCACCGCAAGAGAATGAGAAACCCACTATTGGGTGCTTACAGTAAACAGGAATATGGTTGCACAGTTTACTCCGTGTCTTTTCTTTCTGATGCTTTACAATTTAGCGCTCCTGTCTTTTGGTTAGACTAAATGCTTCTGTGTGCTGACAACTATGTTGCTTACAGGATTCGCTATCTTCTTATCGCAAGAATGTTACGATTAATAAGACTCTTGATGCACGTTGAACGCTATCGTGCTTTTGTTGCCACATTTTTTACCCTTATACCAAGTCTGGTGCCATACTTGGGGACCATATTCTGCATCTTATGCTTTTATTGCTCTCTTGGTTTACAGGTACATTTGACTTCTTTTGTTGCTATTAGCCTATTACTATGCTAATCACTCCATTAGGATTTCATTCCTCTCATTTTCTGCTTATTAAATGAAGTAGCTTTCAAAAAATTTGTCCTGAAGTAATGGTGAACTCTGTTTTTAATCTTTCTGAAGTATAGACCTCCTTGTCCTTAACTTGACTTTTTCTCTGTTAGATTGCCTTTGGTTGCAGATTTTAGTCTATATGGCGTCATACAAGAAACTGAAATATCTTTTCCTCATCATTTTCTTTATTGATATTACAGTATTGTGTGTCTACTATTTTCCTATGCTTCCTCTGCCTTTTCATCCTTAGTTTCTTCTTTTAACTTGTGCAGATCTTTGGGGGGATTGTCAACACTGGAAACCCCAATTTAGCCCAAACTGATCTTGCTGGTAACGAGTATCCTTTTGTCAATGGTTAAATTAGAGCATTCTACAGGACAATTTTTCTTAACAAACGACAAGGGGATAATCTTTTTGTTGTTTCATAATTATCTTCTTGGAAGAACCTATTTTATCCTATTTATCATATAATATCAAGATCCCTTTTTCTTGTTGCATATTCTTGTGCTGTTCTCCACTTGGAAGTCAATTTATCAATTTTGTTTTCTTGACAGTCTAAGCTATTTGCTTTTTAACTTCAATGACTATCCAAATGGCATGGTCACACTTTTCAATATATTGGTGATGGGAAACTGGCAAGTGTGGATGCAGGTATCCTGATTTTAGGATTTCCTCAATTACCATTATATCTGCTTAGAAGAACTATCTTTTACTTGTATTTTTCGTCTTTTATCATTGAAATTCTTCATAAATCAGTCCTGTATTTTTCATACATTTAAAGTAATATTTTACTGAATTCTAACTTTGTTTCGTCAATGCTGTGATAGATATTTGTCTTTACAGATTGTGAATTAATTCCTTTGGAGGAAAAATTCTCCTGGATAATTGAGATGAAAGCTTGTCGTGTGGTTTTAAGAAAATGAGAATCTTACAGACGAAAAAAGTAACATCCATGTGCATTCACTTATACAGTGCACACATCACTTGGATTAGGGTTTCCGAAAGAGTATAATGGTTCTAGACTACTGCACCTGCTAGAAAATATTACACTTGTCCCTCATTGGTTGTGTAAGGGTTTCCAAAGGAGCTCAAATGATACTGAACTACTCCAATTGGCTTAAGGTTCTAGGATTTTGATGCTCAAATTCTTTAAAATCGTATTAGAGCTAGACCTattcctatttttcttttatcAAATATGGGCCCCCCAATTAATATTGTCCACGCACCAATGCACAGTCCCATGCATGGGGAAGGCAGGGATGTTAAGTATCCCATGCGATGAGCAGTTGCCTTCCCTTCTTATAAGGTTTTGGGAAATCCTcacctcatgagctagcttttaGGGTTGAATTAAACCCAATGTCCATTTTCGTAACCGCACCCATTACTTTAAAGTTTTGGTTTGGATGCTCAAATATTTCAGCATGTATCTGATCCAACCTTTGGTAGACCTGGACAGACACTTGTAAGTCTGATTCATGAACTCTATAATCAGGTTATGTTGGAGACATGCAATATCCTAGACGAGTATGTAAGGGTTTTCACTGATCTAAGACTTTGACCATTAGGCTGAGCATCCACCATTAGGCTGATGCTCAGATTCTTTCATAATGTTTATATTGACAAGTACATATACAGGAGGTATTTCTGTTATTCAGGAACATTTCCTCTGCTATGAGATGGTGATTATTATGTAGAGTGGTAATTAACAATTTTGAGAGAGGAGAGTGTTTCTCTTTTTTGCTTATTGAGTACTCACCAAAGAGATGGAAGTCGAAGACACTTGGCAAATTTCTGATGTTTGAGTGGTTTGTGAAAAGCCAACACCATTTGCTCATCCTTCTTTATGTGGTTTAAAAGATCAACGTTCTATGAATATCACAAATCTGGTTTTTTTTTTTCATTGCTCGGGTGCGGGTATCCGATACGGGGACGGATCTGAGTATCGGATTCGATaaaatctaaattttaagattcgggggTGCGGATCCGGATATGGATACGGGTGCGGAGATTCGGCTAATAAAAAATAGAgctataaaaaattataaattttgagaGATATTCTGTGAAAAACTTACATGAATATTGTACAATTCAATCTTTCATTCTCCAAGATGGACAttattcttttattgttttaaatctgttttattttttattttgagaaaTCAAAATCTCAATTTTTCTCCCAAATTTGTCGATGGACTCCGGTCAAAGTGTCCGAAGTCAGTTGACCGTATCCCGTCCCCATATCCGTATCCGGACGGGGGCGGCACCAAAATCGAAGAGTCCGCGCAACTTAGTTGATAAGTCATAGGTTTGGTTTCTCTTAGTGCTTTTTTGAGTATTAGCCCATACGTGAACAAAGTGGACTTTCTTTACAAGTTTAAATTATGTATTTGAGGATTCAATGAATCGTGGGAACTTATTAACTTTGAGTAACCTGTAGTAAGATGTTAGTTGTTACAACTATTTGCAGTTTTTGCATCTTTCATGCATTGCTTTATCGTGCAAATATAAAGAGTTTTGATGATTAATTCCATTTTGACAGTTCTGACCTGGCTGCTTTCCTAACTTGATGAATTTAAGTAGGTATATCTTATTACAATGGGTGATCCAAGTAGCTGATAATAATTTCCTAACATTTCAGAGCTACAAGGAACTAACGGGAACTGCCTGGACTTATGCCTACTTTGTCagcttctatcttatctcagtttTGTGGCTGTTAAATTTGGTAAGCATCCATGTCTACTCTTTTCAAAGTCTGGTCTCTATACTTCCACTGAAGCTCTCCATAAACATAAAGGCAAACCAAAAAGTAAATTTCATTGTTGAGATAAGTCCTCATGAGTTCACTATGCCAGATAACATAATTACATTGGTAATGTGTCTGTTTGCATAAAATGAGGGTACTTCTCCAGTGGCTACCCATTTTTTGATCTCTAGGTACTTGAAGGTATACTACATCAATATCCAGTTTGTTATCTGTGTTTTATGTGCCTGCTCTTGATCCCTCCTCTTCTCTTAATGCGCAAAACAGACTGTTATATTGCTTTATTTGTGATTCAACATGTTTATGAGCTGCTGTCTGCTAAATTTATGTGCCTTTAAATTCCCTTGAGAGCTAATTATTTTGATGACTGGAAATATTCTGTATCCAAATTGATGTTTCCTAAGACCTTTGATTTCTCTCTCCATGATTGATACGGAAGTTGGAATTTGGAAAAGTTAAACCACTCAAAGCTGACCTCAAAATGTTCTAAACCCATGCCAGGAAGATTCCTCCTTCCTAAGTGGGAAGGATTTAGTTCCTTTAGATTATGAATCATCTGAGAAGATATAATCTAAATATGTTTACCCACCCATATAACGGACATCtgacacacacatacatacatacatatatatatatatatatatatatatatatattcaagtaGTCTTATTCAAGCCAATTCAAGCTAACTCCGTGTTTTGCTGCTGATATTTCTGGATCttcatatttattttatatttattcaATTTAAAAAATTTCATAAATGAGAAGATGTTTGAACAGATAGGTACCAGTTTTTTTTCATACAGAGTAATTAAAGAATTCTATACAGTTGACTGCCCATTTAGAGCCATTAATTGGGAAGTTGGACATTTATCATCACTGGATAATTCATGCACGAGTCAACTTGCCTTTTTCTTGATGACCTTAAGATCTCCAGAGATTTCATGGCTTTCCCCAGCCATGTTAGCATCACTAGCCTTTAGACTTTCCACTTCAGCGACCTTCCTGAGAGGGGTCAATAAGAAAACAACCCCTGCTTCGATCGTAGCGCTAGGAGTAATAGATTGAAGTAAATGATAAGGCATCTGCTTTTTTTTCAGAATTGCTAGATTTGTTCTGATGGCTGTCAAAATGGTCTCAGAAGCTTAGTTATGTATGCACAGATAATGATATAAGTAAGAAGTAATGCATGAATGTAATTTCGTAACATTTATGTTCTTGGTAGTGATACTGGTACATTTGAATATTGGAATGAAATGGGTCCAAATGGAGCAAAATGAATACTGAGGGTTCATACAGCTGATCCCAACTACTTTAAGGTTGAGGCCTAATTGTTATTGTTCTTGTAGTAATACTGGTTTGTGTGTACGACTATATTCTATATCAACGCAAGGTAGCTTAATTGTTCTACTCCTGCTCAATAAATTACAGAAGTTGTAATATTGCATATTTTTTAGAAACTTTTAGCTAATGATTTGTTTTTTATAGTTGATCTTatcatttttgcttttcctttgtGTTCGGACACTTTCTTCTTTCCTAAGTATTTATCCTCTGTATAGCCCTATAGCATGTATCAGTGCTGAAACGATAAACTAACACTTCACCTTTGCTTGGACTTTTTTAGATTGTAGCATTTGTCTTGGAAGCATTTCAAGCAGAAGTAGATCTAGAGGCATCAGCGAGATGTGTGGATGGTGATGACAAGGTTAGTTTATGAACAGCAGATAATTATTTCTTGTTATTCCTTTGCGGACAGGAACATCTTGAAAGACTCTAGCGAGTTGTTGGAGTTCTTGGCTCATCATAGAAATGCTCTGTTATTTTTTACCCTCATGAAAATTGTAGCCAGCAAAACTTACAAAGAGATATTCCTTCATGAGCTACCAGATAGGCCACTCTTAAAAAGAGAAGAACAGAAGCTGTTTTCAAATCATAATAAAATATTACTGCTAAATGTAGTAGCATATGGAATGACACCAACAAATATCTTGGTGCAAGCTATATTTAGCTTCTGCCCTATAAAACCTGTTTCTCTACTCTTCTCCCCTCACTTCCTCCTATTGTTAAATCCCCCAACTCTCTGCATTTAAACCAACCATTACACATCTTTTTCTGCAGCAGTTTTCATAACATACTAAATTGTATTCTTAGCTTTCATCACTATATAACCCTCAAACAGTTCAAGACTTTTATGTCTTTCCACCAGCCTACCCTCTGGTTTGCTCCTTTAGTCTTGAACCAAGTCCTCGTTAAACAAACCAATCGGTACTAACCTTGGAGATGTACATCTCTTATTTCGTTACTTAGCAGTGTTATCTTTGCTAAATAATAAGTATTTATACACTTTATTTCTAAGTACTCTTGTGAACCTGAATTCTCTTTCTATAATTCAGGAAGCAAAAAGTGAGCGGCGACGTAATGTTGGGTATGTGTTATTAACTAATTTTAAACTGTGAGAAATTTTCATTAACGCATATAGGATGTAACCAATTTTCTGATTGACAACTTCCATTGCACAGCACTAAGACTCGGAGCCAGCGAGTAGATTTCCTCCTCCATCACATGTTGAGATCTGAACTAACAGAATGCTCCAATGAGAATCCATAAGTTTGCTCCTTTCTCCATGCTGGTAACTtcatttttttttggtttaatttgaatcTTGTTATTTTTTCCACAAACCTAATCATTTTTATTGTTTAATTTGAATCTTCTTATTTCTTTCCACAAACCTTCTTCAATATTGCATCCTTCATCATTATGTGGACATACACTAATATGTCCAAACCCATTTCTGATTGTAAACTTGACAGAAATGCTCGCATTATAGGTGTAAGCTGTTGACTCTTAACTATTATTTTTCCGTTAATTTCAGCTTTCTGCAGTCGTGTGAACATCAGAAGTTGAGTTATTTTGGTGGTGAAGAGAAAGCAATGTACATCTCCAACTAATTATGTGTGTGTATCGTGAATTGTAGTGTGCTCTGTAGTATAAATTCCATCAAGCCTAAACAAAATTTTAGCTGCTCCACTCAAACAAGCAATTAGCCAAAGTAATGTAGTAGTATCATTTATCTGCACCTTTGGGAAAGTATGTAAGGAAAAGATGCCCTTGTTTCACCTATGAACACCTCACACGCTGCTGTATTTCTCAATATTGTACGTTGCTTGCTTCTAGTTTTTCACTCTGCTGCTCAAACATTCAAATTAAAACATGATGTACTCAACAATTTTTAGTTTTTCACTCTATGTGGTCTATTGTTTAATTGATGCATATCTTTATGTTACTTGTTTAAGGTGATGCAAAATAAATCTTGGGAACCAATTGTGGAGAATTTAGGCTATATAGCCAAAATGTATTGCTGTTCTTGTTTTATTGGAGAACATAGCTGAAATGCTTGTACCGTTTCACATCATTTTCATGAAAGCATATATATAAGGTTGCTTTGACACGAAATCGTGAACAATCTTTTGCACCATTCCTAGTTCCTAgtgaaaaggaaaataaaacaaTTAATCATTCTGGATACTGCTTCTCTGTATATCACCATTGTTAGTGAAAAGGGGATGCACCTTCCAGATGTATTTAATGGCTTGGCAAATGTGTTATCTATTACAACAGTTAAAGATGATTTGATAGTGTAAAAATTTGGTGTATATTACTTAATAAAATAAGAGCATCGTTGATAATCATATTATTATACTAAAAGTAGGAAGCTCCTACATTTCACAGTTGAATAATATCCTTTAAAATCTAAGTTACAATTTTGTCCCTATTAAAATAACTGATCTTCCACAAAACAATTACTCATTATTACATTAACGTGGTTGAAGATGGAGAATTTGATCATCTACCTATaattagtgggcgtttggacataagaattgtaaaattctaaaATAGAGGGAAATTTTTTtgaagtgaaaatggtatttgaaatttagagttgtgtttggacatgaatataatttttggttgtttttgaagttctgtgagtgatttgagtaaaaattttgaaaaataactttttggagtttttcaaattttcgaaaatttctaaaATGCATCttgtgaaaattggaaattttatgaagaAACGCTGAtttagaaaaaaaggaaaaaaattcttATATCCAAACGGGCAGACAGTAAATTTCCTTAATTATTACTCCTTCAAAAGAATTTTCCATTTCATCTTTGTTTCTTCTTCCACGGTAGTTACAATTTTGCAGAGTCTGTTTACATTCTTTACTCTATAAAATTGCATAACATACTTTCTAATCACTGCAGGCACATTATACTATTTTTCTTGTTATGTTTAAAGTTCCCTAAAAATCTATTGCGGCTATCCTTGGCAAAAGCACTTCACGTTTTCCAGAAGTAAGTTTTTGCTATATTATTATACTTTGCCTAGATGATCTGGACAATTGAAGATTAGTAGAATAATGTATAAGCTATTTAACATTTTCGCTTCCTCTTAtttctttcttcatctttttttgtttttcttaaaattacccccccccccccccgcggcTCCTTTCTTCAGTTGCATGTTTCACTTGAAAGTTTAGAAGCATTATTTTTCTTGTCTTTTTCCTTGTCAAAAATCCATGTACAAAATAGTTAATAATTTATCTGGATTAATGATTTAATTAACCCGTTTAAAAAGTGTATTATTTCACTTATTATTTGGCCAATTTTAATCCCTCTTTTGTTACTACGAGTCATAATCTTGAATCGGACAAAGTGTCCTTGTACGTGCAAATGATATCAATAAAACCCTTTTGATATTAGTAACTATTAAATATCTTTATCATAAATAACTACTATTCTTTTTGTAGCTTTACACCATGAAATTGATTATGATATACTAGCCACCCTAAAGAAGACCTATGTTGATCGAATTTCTATACAACATCTACAAATTACTACTTTCATTCGACAACAACTTCTTGATATGTATGCGGCTGCGCAAGTAAAAAGGCTACAATTTCTTAAAGACAAATGAGAAACTTCTAGACGTGAAGTATTTGCAATCATAGCCGATGTTGCTCACATATTCAAATGTAATTTACATGTTGTTGAAATATATCACAAAGAAAATTGTCACGTTGAATATTTGGTATGACAATCCTATTTTACGTAAATAATATTAGTTCATATGATAATTGGACCTTCAACAATTAACTTGCTCTTGTATTTTCATCCCTTAAATTTAGTGTAAATTATCTCACACATTCTAATATTATTCATACCATTTAAAAGGTCTATACTTATTAGGTGGAAATCAAATAGGAAGATCCTATCGTCAAGATAGATTTATAATAGTATCTTTTTAAACTCTCAGTGAAGGTCAATTTGTCCCTGAGGAAAAAAAAAATCTGTTACATAATTTTGAATAATTTATTACATTTAGAAGTGAACTAGGTAAATTATAAGTGAAGTAGTAGTACTTTTATCTTCG of Nicotiana tomentosiformis chromosome 7, ASM39032v3, whole genome shotgun sequence contains these proteins:
- the LOC104111158 gene encoding two pore calcium channel protein 1A isoform X2, whose amino-acid sequence is MEEYLLSGESSNSGRTRRRIGSIFDRRDAIAHGSAYQKAAALVDLAEDGIGLPEEILEGASFEKAAELYFIFTRFDFLWSLNYLALVVLNFFEKPLWCSKHLAESCNNRDYYYLGELPFLTGAESLIFEGVTLLLLIIHILFPISYEGFNLYWRSLLNRVKVILLLILVADIVVYILFLADFYYLPFRIAPYLRVVFFILNIRDSRWYCLFFVLYVLLGVYFVTNLILAVVYDSFKSELVKQVADKDRLRLRTLKKAFSLIDEANNGHLNEKQCTLLFEELNKYRTLPKISGDDFKSIFSELDDTGDFKINLDEFADLCTAIGLRFQKEDSLPIFEACPNFYHSPASEKLRGFVRGATFEYIIVFVLLVNLVAVIIETTLDIQNNSGQTFWQKVEFTFGWLYVIEMALKVYTYGFENYWRDGQNRFDFVVTWVIVIGETATFVAPDGLTFLSNGEWIRYLLIARMLRLIRLLMHVERYRAFVATFFTLIPSLVPYLGTIFCILCFYCSLGLQIFGGIVNTGNPNLAQTDLAGNDYLLFNFNDYPNGMVTLFNILVMGNWQVWMQSYKELTGTAWTYAYFVSFYLISVLWLLNLIVAFVLEAFQAEVDLEASARCVDGDDKEAKSERRRNVGTKTRSQRVDFLLHHMLRSELTECSNENP